The following nucleotide sequence is from Pseudobutyrivibrio ruminis HUN009.
TTGAGCATTCTGCGATTATATAATCCTGTTAGTTCGTCAGTATCTGCAATCTCTTGCAGCTTTTCGTTGGCCTCCTGAAGCTCAGCAGCTGTGACGTTAATAAAGTTGGCCAAACGACGTACCATAGAAACCTGACTGTGCATTTTTTGCTCTTCTGGTATAGGCAGAGCTTTGTCGCCATTAAATGATGGCTGAACAATAGCCTTTTCACCTTCACGCATGCCAATTGCTATCAATGTGACATGATGCTCGATGATGTGGTCCCCCATGCGCATAATCTCTCCGCTTGAGTAGAATCCTGAGGTTGGAGAGATGGCTGCAAATGGTGCTGTTTCCTTGTTGATAAGGTATTTCCAGTAAAGTCGTCGGACTCCGCAGCTATACAAGAATATTGCTTGTGGTGCGAAGGTCTTTACTTTTTTTACAAGAGCAATTACGTCTTCCTTGATTACATCAGGGTCTCCGTAGGAAAGATTGATTGGAGTTCCTGGGTCGATATCAGCTGCAAGAATAATAGAGTTATCTTCGTTATTACATGAAAAAGGTAATCGTAATACTTCATTGCCATGCTGATGAGACATTATTGGGAATTCCAATATGTTTGAAAAGAAGTTTTCATCAGCCTGGATATCCAAGTACTTGCTATATAATTTGCCAGCAGGGATATTATTGATTTCAAATAGCTGTTTGCCCTTTATTTTGGTGACTTTTAATTCCTTGCCTAATGCCTTCCAGCCTATTGCATGGTGCACATCGATATGAAAATCTGGACCGGAATAGGTTATCACAAGGACACCATTAGGAGAGATGTCATTCTCATCTATTACACAGGTATTTTCATCAGATATTGTGACGGCGGCACTTCCTCCACCAAATACGAAAATATCTTTATGGCAT
It contains:
- a CDS encoding diguanylate cyclase encodes the protein MKQYNYELENTSHIENVLNSLHKEIGNDSYSSILFHIYTNGIDTSEIDTVISEILDAFPTASIGGTSTNGGICDGHLVDEGMVISVSVFESTSTQVKLFNCIPGNEDIVGKSISDFIDSTENIVAAELLITLKSINSHIILNNVEKCHKDIFVFGGGSAAVTISDENTCVIDENDISPNGVLVITYSGPDFHIDVHHAIGWKALGKELKVTKIKGKQLFEINNIPAGKLYSKYLDIQADENFFSNILEFPIMSHQHGNEVLRLPFSCNNEDNSIILAADIDPGTPINLSYGDPDVIKEDVIALVKKVKTFAPQAIFLYSCGVRRLYWKYLINKETAPFAAISPTSGFYSSGEIMRMGDHIIEHHVTLIAIGMREGEKAIVQPSFNGDKALPIPEEQKMHSQVSMVRRLANFINVTAAELQEANEKLQEIADTDELTGLYNRRMLNKLVSNAIDRANKNGFDMIIGIVDIDNFKEINDTYGHTMGDIVLKELSKQLDNEVEKLPSGIIGRWGGEEFMFIAPTLKLDEVLSNIEEARKRVSSIKFDGIDSPTVSLGLTAFIAGDTAESVFKRADLALYEAKETGKNKTCIK